Sequence from the Bacteroidales bacterium genome:
AAATCACTAAAGGGAACACCTCAACTTTTAATTACATCGCTAGACTACTCTTCTTACGTAGGACGTATTGCCATTGGAAAGTTGCATCGAGGCAATCTGAAGCCCGGTCAAATGGTCTCCTTAGCAAAACGCGATGGGCGAATTATTAAGACCAAAATAAAGGATCTACTTGTATTCGAAGGATTAGTAAAGAAAAAAGTTGAAGAGGTTGAATCTGGCGATATTTGCGCATTAGTTGGTATTGAAGATTTTGACATTGGAGATACCGTTACCGATATCGACAACCCAGAAGCATTACCAACCATTGATGTTGATGAGCCTACAATGAGTATGCTCTTTACCATCAACAATTCACCTTTCTTTGGCAAAGATGGTAAGTTTGTAACATCTCGACATCTTAAAGAAAGATTAGACAAAGAACTCGAAAAAAATCTTGCCCTTAAAGTTGAACCTACCGATTCTGCCGATGCGTTTACGGTATTTGGAAGAGGCGTTCTTCACCTTTCGGTTCTAATTGAAACAATGAGGCGAGAAGGGTATGAACTCCAAGTTGGACAGCCTAAGGTTATTATAAAGTTAGTTGGTGGCGAGAAATGTGAACCTATTGAGTACCTTGCAATCGATTTACCCGAAGAGGTTTCAGGGAAAGCAATTGAACAGGTCACACGACGTAGAGGAAATCTACTCACAATGGAACGTAGGGGTGATAGAATTCATCTCGATTTCGAAATCCCATCACGTGGTATTATTGGTTTACGAAATCTTCTTTTGACAGCCACCGCAGGTGAAGCCGTTATTGCTCACCGTGTAAAGGGTTTTGAGCCTTACCGGGGTGAAATAGAAGTTCGACAAAATGGTTCGCTGGTTGCAATGGAGGGCGGAACAACATATGCTTATGCTATTTATAAACTTCAGGATAGAGGCAAATTCTTTATCGATCAGCACGAGGAGGTTTATACGGGTCAGGTTGTTGGAGAGAACACACGTCCAGGCGATATGGTTATAAACGTAACCAAATCGAAGAAATTAACCAATATGCGCGCTTCAGGATCGGATGAAAAGACAGTTCTAACACCACCTATAAAGTTTAGTCTTGAGGAGGCTTTAGAATACATCCAGGAAGATGAGTATGTGGAAATAACACCTAAGTCGATGAGACTTCGTAAAATTTATCTCGACGAAAACGAAAGAAAGAGACGGTCGAAGGGATAAATTTATAGAACTTCTGCTAGAATTGCATTTTTTTTGGTTTGATATTATTTTTTTTACCTTTGCACGATATTTTTTGAGTACTGTGACTAGCTATTTAAACACATATTCAATTCATTTTAAAGGCCTTGGGGTGGGTAAACATTCGTTTAACTTCGAGGTTGATAAAAGGTTTTTTGACGAGTTTCAAGAGGGTGATATTAGACTGGGCAAATTACTGGTTGACGTAAATCTTACCAAACAAAGCCAAATGCTTGACCTTAATATTTGTATTAATGGTTATGCTGAGGTTGTTTGTGATAGATGTCTTGAGTCTTTTAATCTTCCTATTTCATATAAAGGTGTTTTATTTGTGAAATTCGGAGGTGAAAAGCTAGAGGACAACGATGAAATCATTATTTTAACTAACGATGATAATGAAATTAACCTTGCCCAATATATCTATGAAAGTATTAGCCTAAGCTTACCCATACAACGTTATCACGGGATGAATGGTTTAAAGGAAAAATGTAATAAGGAAATGATTGACAAATTAAAAAGCCATTTATCCAACAAATTAAAGAAAGAGGAAACAGTAGATGTTGATCCTCGATGGAATAAACTTAAAGATATTAAATTAAACTAAATTTTACACAATTAACAACTTTAACAATGGCACATCCAAAATCCAAAATTTCCAAGCAAAGAAGGAATAAAAGGAGAACTCACGACAAAGCCGAATTACCAACACTGGGAACATGTTCTAACTGCAATTCTGCTATTCAGTACCATAGAGTTTGTCCAGAATGTGGTTTTTATCGTGGTAAATTAGCAATCGAAAAGGCTGTTGCAAAAGCTTAACCGATTAACCCCTTTTTTTAATTAAAGGAATCTATTTATGAGAATTGGTGTAGATGCAATGGGTGGTGATTTTGCTCCTGACGCAGTTGTATCAGGGGCAATTCTTGCTCAAAAAAAACTATCTTCCGATCAGAGGATTGTACTTTTGGGCGATGAAACCCAAATTATCTCATTAATAAAAAAGGGTAATGCTAATCCTGATGACTTTGATGTTATTCATTGCACCGAAGTTATCGAAATGAGCGATAATCCAGCTAAGGCGTTTAAAAACAAACCTGATTCTAGCATAGGTAATGGTTTTAAGGCATTGGCCACCAAACAAATTGACGGTTTTGCCAGCGCAGGGAATACTGGAGCGATGTTGGTTGGCGCAATGTATACTATTAAGCAAGTTTCTGGTATAATTCGTCCGGCTATTGCGAGTTTCATCCCAGTAAGTGAAAGCAAGTTTAATCTTTTACTTGATGTAGGGCTAAACCCCGACTGCAAACCTGAGGTTTTATATCAGTATGGTATTCTTGGATCGCTTTACGCAAAATTTATCCTTGGAAATCAAAATCCTCGTGTAGCTCTTTTAAACATAGGAGAAGAGGACGAGAAGGGTAATCTTCTGGTCAAAAGCACTTTTGACTTGATGAAAAACAACAAGGATTTTAGCTTTGTTGGAAATGTGGAGGGGAACGATCTTTTTAAGGACGATAAAGCTGATGTAGTTGTTTGTGACGGTTTTGTGGGTAATGTCGTTCTAAAAGAGGCCGAAGCATTTTATCGAATTATCAAAAAAAGAAAAATAGAGGATCCTTACCTCGAAATGTTCAATGCAGAAAATTATGGTGGAACACCTATTCTTGGTGTTAATGAACCTGTAATTATTGCGCATGGCTCATCTAATCCCAAAGCCATAATGAACATGATACTTCAAACCAAAGAGGTGATTAGTTCGAATCTTTGTCTAAAAATCAAGGAGGCTTTTAGTTAATGGGAAAAATTACTGCTGCAATTACCGGTATTGCTGGTTATGCCCCAGATTATATTCTTACGAACGAGGAGTTAAGCAAAATGGTCGACACCACAGATGAGTGGATAATGACCAGAATAGGTATCAAGGAAAGAAGAATTCTTAAAGGCGAAGGTAAAGGAACATCTGATATTGCAACACCAGCCGTACTGGAATTACTTCGCAAAACAAATACTCACCCTGATGAGGTTGATATGCTTATCTGTGGTGTTGTTACCCCCGATATGCTATTCCCTGCAACGGCTAATATTATCAGCGATAAAGTTGGAATCAAAAACGCATTTGGTTATGATCTAAATGCCGGTTGTTCCAGTTTTATTTATGCTTTGGTAACCGCATCTAAATTTATTGAATCAGGAACACACAAAAAGGTTATTGTTGTTGGTGCTGATAAAATGTCCTCCATAACTGATTATACTGATCGTGCAACTTGTCCGATTTTTGGAGATGGTGCAGGAGCGGTTCTTTTAGAACCTTGTACCGACGGATTTGGTGTAATTGATTCTCTCATGAAAGTTGACGGTTCTGGACGCAAGCATTTGCATCAAGTAGCCGGTGGTTCAATGTATCCCGCATCAATTGAAACTGTCAATAAACGTCAACATTATATCTATCAGGAAGGTCAGGCTGTATTTAAGGCGGCTGTTTCCAATATGGCAGATACTGCTGTTGAGATGATGAATAGGAATAACCTAACCCCCGAAAACCTTGCTTGGTTAGTACCACATCAAGCGAATATGAGAATCATTGAGGCAACGGGCAATAGAATGGGCTTGAGCAAGGATAAAGTTATGATCAATATCCAAAAATATGGCAATACGACAAGTGCAACTATTCCATTGTGTCTATGGGAATGGGAATCACAACTTCGTAGGGGTGATAACATCATTCTTGCAACTTTTGGTGCTGGTTTTACTTGGGGTGCTGTATATTTAAAATGGGCCTACGATGGCGATAAGGTAAAATAAGATATAGTAAAAAACCGAGTTTTTACTCGGTTTTTTTATTTTAACTTCTAGTAGACCACAATTTTGGTAGTATTTTTAAAGGCCTTCCCGCTTGCAATTACAAAATATACTCCTGGGTTTAACTTACTAATATCAACTATTTTTTTCCCGCCATTATAGGTTGTTTGAATAATTGTATTTCCAGTAACACTAACAATCGTAAGGATATCTACCTTTACATTTAAGGCCTCAACACATATTTCCCCTTTTGAAGGATTTGGATAAATACTAACTAGTGGTAATGAATTTATTTTATCTACAGCGGTATTTGTTCCCCAAATAGCCTGAGCATATTCTGGTTGATCAATAAATGGATTTCGATTGCCTTGTATTGAATAAACAGCATTATTCCTATCAATCTCTTTTTGACTAACAGGATCTTGTTGGCACCAACTCAAAAGGAGGGTGACATACCATGCTTTATAAGCAGGAAAGGAATTACCCGCTAATATCGCCTGAGTTTCAGTTGTATATGAAGCCCATCCGGCGATCCTGTCTTCATAACATGTAGCCATATAAAGGTAAGAGCGTGCAAAATCCCCTTTATACTCATTTATTGGCTCAAAAACAGTACCTGAAAAACCAGTTGTAGGATCGGAAGAACCGAGTTTACAACCATTAGATGATGTATAACTTGGGGTTAAAACCACGCCATAAACATAATTGCTCCTCGTATTATTCACTTTTTTATCGGTGGGGTATAGATGGAATAGGTCTGTGTACATTGGAGACGCTTGATCTCCATTAAACCAGTTGTTGGGGAATGAGTGTTCTCTATTGTACTTTTCACATTCACTTGTTCCGCCTGAACCATTATCCTGATTTGTAACAAAAATTAAACGGCATGATGAGTACATATCCCAAACCTTCCCATCATCCCGTTTATCTGTTGTTTGAAAATCAGTCCAAAGATTTGAATAGGTTCGAACAGTATGAGTTTTAATAATATTAAACAGTGCCGTTTTTAAAGTTGCACCCGTTTTCCCTTCGGCTGCTGAATAATACCCGTTAGGGATTTGAGAAAAAGTAGTTATCGAGAAAATCAGAAATAACGCTATTGAAATCGTTTTTTTAATCATCTTTTATTTATTAACAATTATTTTTGTTGTGTTTCTAAAGTTATTTCCAGAAACTGAGACAAAATAAATACCTGAATTTAATCTGCTAATATCTACAAACTGCTTCTTTCCAATAACTGGTAGATCAACAACCTTTTCTCCAATAATATTGGATATCACAAGATGGTCAATAATATCACTAGACTCTACCATAATACTATTTTTAGCAGGATTCGGGTAAATCTTAATTAACGAACCATTAATATCGTTAATATCTGTTGATGGTGATATTGTTATGCTATCTTCAGAACTTGTACTAATATCTCCGGAATTATCTTTTGCACTTACCATAAAGTAAATAGTTCCGGCCTGTATTTGTGATGGAATTATTCCTTCATATTTTCCACCGTTTAAAGTCATATTGGCTTTAATAATTAGATTGCCAGTAACTCCCCAATTAATATAAGCCTCCTGAATTGTCCCATCTGAATCGGTAATGGTAGCAGATACCATTATCTCTTGACCCGTGAGTGGGCTTTGAGGGTTGAACGTAATATCAGAAATAATTGGTAATACGTTGGGTGCTATTACTGTAAAACTACTTTGGTTTGTAGTCTTAGTTTCCCCTGAGTTATCCTTTGCATTTATAGTGTAATAAATCGTTCCTGCTACAGACTGGGCGGGGATTGTCCCCTTGTAACTTCCTCCATTTAAAGTCATAACGACCTTGTTTGCTAAATCGCCAGAATTCATTCCCCACATTAAGTAGGCCTCCTGAATCGCACCATCGGAATCGGTGATATTGGTTGATACCAATACGGCTTGCCCTGTGAGTGGGTTTTGGGGGTTGAGAGTAATATCAGAGATGGTCGGTAGAATATTCGGTGCAGTTACTGTAAAACTGCTTTGGCTTGTGGTCTTTGTTTCACCAGAATTATCCTTCGCATTTATGGTGTAGTAGATAGTTACAACAATAGATTGAGAGGGAATTATCCCCTC
This genomic interval carries:
- the typA gene encoding translational GTPase TypA gives rise to the protein MQGIRNIAIIAHVDHGKTTLVDKMIVMGKLFKDHEKPGELILDSNDLERERGITILAKNVSVNYKGVKINIIDTPGHSDFGGEVERVLNMADGVLLLVDAFEGTMPQTRFVLQKALALGLKPIVVINKVDKPNCRPEEVQEQVFDLMFNLEANEDQLNFPTIFGSAKQGWMSDDWKNPATDTTALFECIIKHIPPAKSLKGTPQLLITSLDYSSYVGRIAIGKLHRGNLKPGQMVSLAKRDGRIIKTKIKDLLVFEGLVKKKVEEVESGDICALVGIEDFDIGDTVTDIDNPEALPTIDVDEPTMSMLFTINNSPFFGKDGKFVTSRHLKERLDKELEKNLALKVEPTDSADAFTVFGRGVLHLSVLIETMRREGYELQVGQPKVIIKLVGGEKCEPIEYLAIDLPEEVSGKAIEQVTRRRGNLLTMERRGDRIHLDFEIPSRGIIGLRNLLLTATAGEAVIAHRVKGFEPYRGEIEVRQNGSLVAMEGGTTYAYAIYKLQDRGKFFIDQHEEVYTGQVVGENTRPGDMVINVTKSKKLTNMRASGSDEKTVLTPPIKFSLEEALEYIQEDEYVEITPKSMRLRKIYLDENERKRRSKG
- a CDS encoding T9SS type A sorting domain-containing protein, producing the protein MIKKTISIALFLIFSITTFSQIPNGYYSAAEGKTGATLKTALFNIIKTHTVRTYSNLWTDFQTTDKRDDGKVWDMYSSCRLIFVTNQDNGSGGTSECEKYNREHSFPNNWFNGDQASPMYTDLFHLYPTDKKVNNTRSNYVYGVVLTPSYTSSNGCKLGSSDPTTGFSGTVFEPINEYKGDFARSYLYMATCYEDRIAGWASYTTETQAILAGNSFPAYKAWYVTLLLSWCQQDPVSQKEIDRNNAVYSIQGNRNPFIDQPEYAQAIWGTNTAVDKINSLPLVSIYPNPSKGEICVEALNVKVDILTIVSVTGNTIIQTTYNGGKKIVDISKLNPGVYFVIASGKAFKNTTKIVVY
- the plsX gene encoding phosphate acyltransferase PlsX — translated: MRIGVDAMGGDFAPDAVVSGAILAQKKLSSDQRIVLLGDETQIISLIKKGNANPDDFDVIHCTEVIEMSDNPAKAFKNKPDSSIGNGFKALATKQIDGFASAGNTGAMLVGAMYTIKQVSGIIRPAIASFIPVSESKFNLLLDVGLNPDCKPEVLYQYGILGSLYAKFILGNQNPRVALLNIGEEDEKGNLLVKSTFDLMKNNKDFSFVGNVEGNDLFKDDKADVVVCDGFVGNVVLKEAEAFYRIIKKRKIEDPYLEMFNAENYGGTPILGVNEPVIIAHGSSNPKAIMNMILQTKEVISSNLCLKIKEAFS
- a CDS encoding ketoacyl-ACP synthase III, producing the protein MGKITAAITGIAGYAPDYILTNEELSKMVDTTDEWIMTRIGIKERRILKGEGKGTSDIATPAVLELLRKTNTHPDEVDMLICGVVTPDMLFPATANIISDKVGIKNAFGYDLNAGCSSFIYALVTASKFIESGTHKKVIVVGADKMSSITDYTDRATCPIFGDGAGAVLLEPCTDGFGVIDSLMKVDGSGRKHLHQVAGGSMYPASIETVNKRQHYIYQEGQAVFKAAVSNMADTAVEMMNRNNLTPENLAWLVPHQANMRIIEATGNRMGLSKDKVMINIQKYGNTTSATIPLCLWEWESQLRRGDNIILATFGAGFTWGAVYLKWAYDGDKVK
- the rpmF gene encoding 50S ribosomal protein L32 → MAHPKSKISKQRRNKRRTHDKAELPTLGTCSNCNSAIQYHRVCPECGFYRGKLAIEKAVAKA
- a CDS encoding DUF177 domain-containing protein encodes the protein MGKHSFNFEVDKRFFDEFQEGDIRLGKLLVDVNLTKQSQMLDLNICINGYAEVVCDRCLESFNLPISYKGVLFVKFGGEKLEDNDEIIILTNDDNEINLAQYIYESISLSLPIQRYHGMNGLKEKCNKEMIDKLKSHLSNKLKKEETVDVDPRWNKLKDIKLN